The genomic segment CCCAATCTTATCCGGTTTGCTGAGAATGAAGGTGTAATTCCTGAATTTGCTGCCTTGATGCATCAATCAAATCCAGAAGACTTTTATTTCTGACTGATCGATGACGATTTTTTCGCATATGTAGCGGATGAAACAAATTTGTATGCGATCCAAACAATATGTATAAGAAATGATACATCCAGGCAATCACGATTACATGACTGGACGCCAACAGATAAGTTTGAAATCAAACGATTCTTTGGTCTTGTTTCCTACATGGGTATTGTGAAAATGCCAAGTATTTCATGTTACTGGAGCaaagaaaaaatgttcaaaattgcAATGCCCACAGAATGCATAAGCCGTAATCGTTTTGAACTTCTTCTCCGTATGGTTAATTTTTCAAGCAAtgaagataacagtaataacgATCAGTTACATAAAGTACAACCAGTATTGAACAAGGTACAGAAAAATATTCGAGTTATACAACAACAAATATAGAGTTTATACAACCCTTCAGAAACTGTTTGTATAGATGAATCTTTAATTCCATTTTGAGGAAGACTTGTAATAAAGCAGTATATAAAAAACAAGCGCCACCGATACGAAATCAAGTTGTTCAAGTTATGTAGAAATGGCggtttcaaataataaatcatgcAAATATATGCAGGGAAAAATTTTGAACTAACCAAAACTACACCTACAAATGTGGTAATGAACCTATGTCAGCCAATTTTAAACTGCGGCCGAACTGTTGTCACCGACAACTGGTACACTAATGTGGAGCTGTCTTCTAAACTATTAGAGAAGCAAACACACCTTCTAGGTACACTCAGAAAAAACCGTAAGGGTTTACCTAAGGAAGTCGTTGACAAAAAACTGAAGATTGGTGAACATGTCATTAGAGAAAATGCACAAGGCATATCTGTTCTAAAATGGCGTGACAAGCGCGATGTCTCAgcgcctgtctcaccaaaaatctactacgcctaaaaagatgcgaaattcggctagtgacaggtcttttaaccggtcactggcacttaagaagccatctccatactatcggtattgcggacaacccggaatgccgatggtgctgtgaggaggatgaaaccgttgaccatgtagtcggggagtgcccagcactgacgcgcgccaggttcaaatacttgggtaacactttcagtgtaccgagtgactttaagtccttcagaccagagagccttatcggtttctctaaggccgttgggctctggtaacccccggtggggcatgacggatCCATTAGGAGAACTATATGcataactgccttggcagcccactgtttcgacaattcaatttcAAACATAAGCCACAAATGGTTGTAGAATACAACGCTGGAAAATCTGCCGTTGACTTGTCTGATCAAATGACAGCATATCAATCACCACTAAGGAAATCGTTGAAGTGGTGCCGCAAAGcctttgaaataattttgaatactgCTTTAGTAAACAATTGGATAATATACAAACAGGTGACAAAAGAAAATATGCCAATTGTTGACTTTCGCAAACGGATAACCTACAAATTATTTGAATCCTTTCCTGATAATAATGTTGAACCTGACACACAAAGAATCCGAAAACGACATGAAATTAGAACTCTTCCGTACAACAAGAAGCGACCATGTACCAAATGTAACGATAAGGTAAATTCAGAAAGTGGATCGAAGCTCGcaagaaacctaaaaaaaagtGAGAATCTATTGCCAATCTTGTCCTAATGAACCAAATTTATGTTTAGAATGCCTTAACGTAGTTCACAGCATTTAGTCAGTCTTTAATCTGttgtaacatttttctttaacgCTTTCGAATTTCTAGagaatatgatttttttcagtttcgatatttttccattttgatCTTTTTAACTTGTTCCTTCTTGacgagaaaacaaaaaaaaacacaaagtcacggtctcacaacatgtaattaaacgggctacacgtttagttagagcatcatcaggcctaaaggCCTGaagtgactttgtgtttttctctgttttttcgtcaattttgtatgttggtctcttagagaatataTGTTTGTTGCGAACCTTTCCTACAGGCCGGCTCGGTCTATTTTCATGCCTACTTCCATAGGAGAAAAGGCCGGCGGCGCTTGAGAGCGTTTGAACGAGCTCGGTCTTATAGACCGAGGTGACCTATGCGTAACATTCTATCTTGGTCTATaagaccaatttttttttagttggaaCACTTTTTTCTTGGTCTTATAGACCGTGGTGGCAGTGAACGTGATATACTAAGTAAAGAAAACAGCAAGACAGTCAAACTCACCTGTCTAATCTCATTCCTAGCTGCAATGTCTTGATGATACGCATCCATTCTTAACTGTTTAAGCCTCTCAGCGCTCATGCCCGCCAAATTTTCCGCAAGACCCGGATCTAATTCAACCGCCAAAACTCCCGTGCTATCCTCAACTTTCATTATCAAGTAAAATCCCTGCGTGGTCAATTTAAGCCTTTCTGCTGACGACATAAACTTAACCTTAAGCTTAAAATTACCTTTGCTCATGTTAGGTATCAAAGAGTTCAATTTTTCTAtggtaattatatttaattttcgacTTTGTTCCGTTGAGGTTGGCTGCACCGGAATCGAAGATCTTCCAACTGTTTGTTTATGCAAGGAACTTAAACAAACTGAGCTATTAAGAATCTTTGACTTTATTTCAgttgtatttttactattacatGGTTTTTTAAACAGATCTGTACCTTTATGATTAGTAGTACTAACCCCAGAAAATGGAGTTTCAAAATCATCATCGTCATGTTctttgtcaaatttaggtaATTTATTACATCCGAAATTTAATTTGCTTTGGGTCATCTTTTTTTGAGGTAAAGGTTTTGAAAGACTTAACTTTGGCGTCTTAACTAATGTGGggcttttaatatttcttttgaaaGTTTCAATTTTCTGAGTACTGCAGGGCATATTAGCCATTTCCTCATCGATGTTGTCTAAATGAGAGTCTATATCTATATTATCAAAAGAGTCATCTAGAGTTATAATTTCACCTGGTTTGGGTTGTGTCACTCGGTTAATTGTGTTATTTTCTATAAGGTCTAAATGCTGATTTAATAACTCATCATCATCTTCGTTTACGTCAAAAATATCTGGAGATAAACATCGTGTGCCCAAACTGTTGTGGTTGGCAATgctacttttgttttttatattgcgAGATTGAATATTCTGGTTTGCTACGGATTCTTCCTCAAAATGGGTTTCGAGTTCTCTTAACAGATCATCATCCACCATAAATTCCGGAGGAATATCTTCATTTATTGTGGGTATTTGAGTTCGGTGTGGTGGATTTGTAACGCTATTGCGAATACTTGGGTTAATGTTTTGTATGAGCTGAGTTGCTTGTCGAGTAGTATTgtctaaaacaaaattacattttactaATAACTAATTATAATGTTGATAGAAAGGGGTAATCTGATTACGCTTAAATATTGTATGGTGTTTCAATTAGAAGTAGTTAAGTGTTCTGTTAGttagtttaatacttttattatctagttaaaatttgattttatttatatgtttagTTAGTATTAGATTTAGTTGTTAGACGTGGCAACGTTGGATCGGCTCTAAATGACGGGCAGTAACAGAACAATGCAATGTGCCAACAGGCCTTGATTTCTCTCTTcgataaattgtttaatttaaagtCAGTGTTTAGTATCAGTGAGACCGTATAGTCTCTGATGACAGTCCTCAATTCCAgacagaattttaaaaaatgtgcttgTGAATATGATTTTTGTCATATAACTAGTAGCCCTTACTTTGCACAATCAAATGGCTGCATCGAAGCTGCTGTTAAGATAGCAAAaaatgtgattaaaaaaataaagacattcATTTTAGTCTGGGAGCCCACTGCAAAAAATCTAATCAAGAATATATACGgccaaattttatctaaaaagaTCAGTTGTACATTGTACAACAATAAACCATTGGCAGCCAAACTCGTATCCGTGGCGTTGTAGGcgataaaaattgtttaacaaattgaaaatttttaaatttgaatcaacaATATATACGCCCAAATTTCACACCGTTCGATCGGTCTGGATgtcctattttcaaaaatccctTGCCGCCTTGCCTAGGTCGTGGCAAATCCCGTGGCTGCAAAGAAAATTCGACTCGACTCGCGAGAGTCGGCTCGAGAGCGCGCACCGTGGAGTAGGACAGGGTATTGCACTCGTTTCTTGTCCACAACAGACATTATTGGATTCggaatttttctcttttaatagctcgatattctttttttttttcatcatttctATCATCATCAccatagtttttattattgttgttctaattatgaaattattttattgcatgAACATATTAGCGAACTACCATGAAGTTTTAGCAGCTTCTAGCATTTCAGCAATCAGCTATATTTTTGGGGTCTCAACATAGAGGTTTgttatttgggttttttttacagTGTTGACTGTAAAGCATATTGGTGTAGATATTATATGATCAAAGAATATGTAAAATGCATGTATATTATACATCTACCAATCATAACGTAAAATACTTGAACTTTGTTCTTAAATATTCTCcaacaatagaaaaaatgtGAAAACATCAATTATACCTTAATATTATAATGCAATGTGAAACATTATTGAACTTTCATAGTTCTTGTCGTTAAAAATTGAGACTACGGTGAGGTATAAGTTGTGAACGTTCAGGGAAGTGCTAAAGTTCGTTTCATAAACTGCTTTGAAATGAAACAAAAGTATGATTATTTACTTTCTCTATAAAGCACATATCAACAATACAGAGCTTATACATTATTGTTGGGGTCGAATTGATTATCTGAAAAAGAGTgcttttgtttttgatttacgTATAATTCTGGTATAATGGATTGGAAAAACTGGACAAGgtatcaaaaactattatttttattttacagtcACTTTTATGCCTTAATAAACATTCTGATGATGTATGTGGAAAAGGACagacttatttttattataacaacAGAAGGCTTTTTAATCGCAACTCCGTGGCTGTCATATTACATTCTACATAGTTCGGCTACTACTGTAATGCCAGCAACGCGAAGAAGTAGAATAAAGCTCTATTCAAATAAACTTGTTCTAAATTCATAGGATTAAGTATGAAAAACAAGACTAAACATTTGTGTGTTTGAAACCGTCACTTACATTTATCACCTTTTACATTTCTGTCGATTCGcaaatttgtattaaatgcaACCAAgttaaaaagtccaaaatagCTGAATAAATGTTCTTTCATCTTCATCGCATGAAATTTAAGTGAAAAATGATTAACATatacaaaattgaaaaacacATGGACACAAAAATGTATTGACGACGTTTGCAGCACAACAGTGCTTCACTGTATCATAACATTATCATTCGCGACGCGCGCTCTCGAGCCGACTCTCACGAGTCGAGTCGAATCTTCTTTGCAGCCACGGGCGTTTGCCACGGCCTAGGCAAGGCGGCAaggtatttttgaaaacaggACATCCAGACCGATCGAACGGTGTGAAATTTGGGCGTATATATtgttgattcaaatttaaaaattttcaattttttaaacaatttttatcgCCTACAACGTCACGGATACGAGTTTGGCTGCCAATGGTTTATTGTTGTACAATGTACAACTGAtctttttagataaaatttggcCGTATATATTcttgattagatttttttgcagTGGGCTCCCGGACCATTTGgctcaacgataatactgaaagtcaacgataatacttaaaaattggaaattgaaaattaattaatttttctacttttaaaattacccaatatgttttaaaaagcgGTTTACTGTTATTGTGATAGAGTGAAAGAGAAATATAATCTaccttatgaaaaaattaaaacaaattatgttatgttcaaaaaatattttttatttaactttatttaaatttttaaaaattaaatagtatgtTCGAACAGTCTAGCCCCCAAATGCAGGAGTGGCATCTTTTAATTATAGACCTTTTGATCCATCTTGCATTCCTGGCAGCTTTAAGATCTTGGGCTGCGTCATTTATTCGCTGCCGTATttcaacaatattatttattggtcttggataaaccttttcttttatgcaaccccaGTAACAAAAATCGAGGGGATTTAGGTCTGGGATTTAGGTTTTATCGCACTACTCCTCTTGAATGTGAATTTTCTCCAAGTGATTTTGCAGTTGGAGACTATGTCTGGCTAATAGATTTACGTACGTATGGGAAAGTTATTGAATTATTAAACGAACCTCGTTCATATTTAATACAGACTAATAATTCAGGAGtgatattattatcaaaaataggTTTCATTTAATTCCTGTACCTTATTATTTTGAACCCATATTTACTCCGACATGGGCAACTCCCACTAACCATAATATTAAGGATCAATGTCAAATTAGTAATAGATCTGTGCCTTCGAATAAAAGTGAACTACAAACAAGTGTACAAGTGAAGAATTTAGATTCTGAATTGAATCTAAATTCTAACAGTGgtgataaaagtttttttagtaaaaccttGAATGAGACGCAGGTTCCAAGTTTCTCTCTTAATAGACCTTCCGACATTTCTTCTAGTGTTTCCCCATCCCGAGCTAAGAGACTTAACGTAAAAACCTGGCGTACCTTAATGATTACTTTcttgattaataattttaaagcttGAAGGGATGAAAGATGTTCTTTTAGATGttagtttaatacttttattatctagttagaatttggttttatttatacgTTTAGTTAGTATTAGATTTAGTTGTTAAACGTGGCAACGTTGGATCGGCTGCAAATCACGGGCAGTGACAGAACCAACACAATGTGTCAACAGGCCTTGATTTCTCTCTTcgataaattgtttaaattaaaaagtaaaaacgagTTGCAGCGACCAAAGTACCTTTCTTTTCAAAAACCCAATGATCAAACTTTAAGCAAAtcagtcaaagtcaaaatatgctctatttgtttaaacaaaagtaattgctgttcataaaaaaatcaaataggtACTTATAACGGACTTAAACAGCAAATCATTGgatgtaaaaatgttattttaataataaataaatatttactttcgGTTTGCACCTCCAGAGCTGCTTCGTCTATTCTGAACGGATTGGGATTTTCCTCCAGGCCCAATGCCCTTGCCAAGACGTTTTCTGCTGCGTTTTTTATCACTAAATCATCAACAGACCCACCAAGAcactgaaaaaatttaaaaaaaaattagaaaaaggcactagttatacagggtgtcccggttcatgtgggaaatctctcggattcaggtagaacatcgaaaaataataccgaacgttcctataaaaaaaaatcctacaggccttctttacgaagatacagcctcctaaaggacgctgctggaaattggtttttcataaattacttttaaactacccggtagaatttaataaaaattttaggtgatgaacactattagggacctcttaaaatgacatccttaaaatacatttaccttgtttactttaccaggggcggactatgttgtacactttaatgcgtatatttttaacaccctgtatgttaaagtctaaaaaaaataaatttggataccttgaaccctaggctaaaaaaaaggtactcttgttcattatcgataaaatgaaccgttttggagaaaaaaaataataaacgagccaatgtttttttttaatgagataagtacgctagttatttaaataacagagaaatttcgatgtaagtcatttaatttaaaataatacatgttcctaaaaatatagtggtgtcctaaaaaatacttttacaaaataatttaaaaaaacctatgatgagtgtatgtttttaaattagaaaaaacaacttacaaaaaaataccaaaaaccaaatatgtaaacaaaagttaaattcttcaatacgagcaataaacaattaattattaaaaacttcataagtaggttcgacgtgggctccgtgaaccctaacacattcgcgggcacgacgaatcgaggactgctgcactcgccacaataacccaagattgttttttatattatcacaatgaaatgtaattctttggagcagttcttcccgagtatcgactggggtggaatacaccaaggttttgaggtgacccgataaaaatctaatggcgttagatcgggagaccgaggaggccaagcaacaggtcctcctctacctatccaacggttttcaaaagtattatttaagtgatgtcttacagcaaggctaaaatggggtggggctccatcatgcataaaatacatatctcggcgggttgcaaggggcaaatcttctaataaatctggaagattgttctggagaaactccaaataaagttctccgtttaaacgtggcagttcaaatggcccaatcaaaaaattgtcaataattcctgcccagatatttattgatgggaattgatgttgatgatgagaaataatagtatcacggggattttcatcagcccatacatgcgagttatgtaagttttcaattccatttttggtaaaccctgcttcatccgtaaaaagaatcgtgctgataaagttagggttatttcaCTGCTGATCTAACAGCCAGTTTGCGAAGTGTATTCTAGGAGCAAAATCTCTGGTTCATGTACTTTTTGTAAGTGATATGGGTACAACAGTTGTTCTTGAAGTACCATatgtacaattgttttggacgaatgaagctgagcgtctaattttcgagtactcgttgtaggagtgtcagctacagcgtctaaaatattttcttccaattggactgtacgtgctgttctcctccgaccaccattattctttttttttttcaaaaaatcctaaaattgcattaaggaaATAATAGTATTACCTTATtaagtggaaaacagaaacctaccagtttcccttagacgttgatcaatacgttgaaatattttctgatccggaataatgcgattgggaaatctttcttcgtacaatctttttgcttccaatgcattgcaagacgccagaccatacataagatgcatatctgcatactcaataaaagtaaactccatattttgacgtaatttaaattaaaagttaccaaaaaatacaaaaattaaaaaaatattatcaaataaaggatgaatatgttgacaaagattagggttaaatgataggtatttgctaaatttggagtatagcaacgtttgtaacaatagagcgttcaaaaatgcaaaaattccgataaataagtcaggtacaatacaattagttatgtacacaattatgccaccctatatataatatttgcttatgtatatgcttactcagttatattgtatttcatgctttatttgcattatttagtctatataatcacttgtaatattaagttaaggtaatcttcgttcttgcttagagtacactgtatcgcggcttgtcaaaataaaagttttttaaaacgttattaacgtgacagaaaacataactggcgcagtcgggtAGGATCAGGGCAGTTTTCGATTGAGATTTGCACGTCATCGAGACGATCAATCGTAAAAACGTGAGTTTTAACTCTTCGGTCCTGATACG from the Anthonomus grandis grandis chromosome 10, icAntGran1.3, whole genome shotgun sequence genome contains:
- the LOC126741145 gene encoding recQ-mediated genome instability protein 1-like isoform X1 — translated: MPSEFEEIKRLFNNNQLLPLSDEWLEGCIEWCKENLPLNYSLNDLYKVVLEQWLVLDLRDIETPSLPPQISAKTKYTLTGVFCVQVMQVMDISKPKLWQIQRIRNNVAKNTDAESDFGKRVLQLTLSDGVQEVEAMEFKPIPCISINLTPGTKLKLMGPIMVRKGRIMLEERNIKCLGGSVDDLVIKNAAENVLARALGLEENPNPFRIDEAALEVQTENNTTRQATQLIQNINPSIRNSVTNPPHRTQIPTINEDIPPEFMVDDDLLRELETHFEEESVANQNIQSRNIKNKSSIANHNSLGTRCLSPDIFDVNEDDDELLNQHLDLIENNTINRVTQPKPGEIITLDDSFDNIDIDSHLDNIDEEMANMPCSTQKIETFKRNIKSPTLVKTPKLSLSKPLPQKKMTQSKLNFGCNKLPKFDKEHDDDDFETPFSGVSTTNHKGTDLFKKPCNSKNTTEIKSKILNSSVCLSSLHKQTVGRSSIPVQPTSTEQSRKLNIITIEKLNSLIPNMSKGNFKLKVKFMSSAERLKLTTQGFYLIMKVEDSTGVLAVELDPGLAENLAGMSAERLKQLRMDAYHQDIAARNEIRQALSNIMDKIKRLNNVVEVQVIRGEKYPILTKILDVT
- the LOC126741145 gene encoding recQ-mediated genome instability protein 1-like isoform X2, whose protein sequence is MWPKILMLNQTLVLQLTLSDGVQEVEAMEFKPIPCISINLTPGTKLKLMGPIMVRKGRIMLEERNIKCLGGSVDDLVIKNAAENVLARALGLEENPNPFRIDEAALEVQTENNTTRQATQLIQNINPSIRNSVTNPPHRTQIPTINEDIPPEFMVDDDLLRELETHFEEESVANQNIQSRNIKNKSSIANHNSLGTRCLSPDIFDVNEDDDELLNQHLDLIENNTINRVTQPKPGEIITLDDSFDNIDIDSHLDNIDEEMANMPCSTQKIETFKRNIKSPTLVKTPKLSLSKPLPQKKMTQSKLNFGCNKLPKFDKEHDDDDFETPFSGVSTTNHKGTDLFKKPCNSKNTTEIKSKILNSSVCLSSLHKQTVGRSSIPVQPTSTEQSRKLNIITIEKLNSLIPNMSKGNFKLKVKFMSSAERLKLTTQGFYLIMKVEDSTGVLAVELDPGLAENLAGMSAERLKQLRMDAYHQDIAARNEIRQALSNIMDKIKRLNNVVEVQVIRGEKYPILTKILDVT